Below is a window of Nitrospiria bacterium DNA.
TGGACGTTCGAGGGACGGCTCCAGTCCTACGACTATAAAACCGTCCGCTACGCGGGGCATTATGAGAAAATCAAGCTGCTTCGCGATCTCGGACTGCTGGACCTCCGCCCGGTCTCGGTCAAGGGGACGTCCGTGGCCCCCAGGGACCTTTTCGTGAAGGTGGTCGGCGACCGAATCGCCTTTCCGGAGGATCGCGACCTGGTCGTGCTTCGGGTGATCTGCCGGGGCCGGAAAAACCGGCGGCCGGCCGAGGTGGTACTGGATATGCTCGAATATCATGATCCCGCCACCGGATTTTCGGCCATGGAACGGACGACCGGCTTCTCAACGGGGATCGTGGCCGCGATGCTGGCCCGCGGCGAGATCCGGGAAAAGGGGGTTGTGCCGCTCGAGACGGCGATTCCGGCCGGACCCTTTGTGAAGGAGCTGGGCCGGCGGGGGATGGCAGTCCGGGAGAAAATAGTGTATCGTAAGAATAGGCGCAAAATAAAGGGGTGAGACGATGGCGGGAAAACATATCGATCACATCGCATTCCGCGTGGCCGATCTGGAAAAGGCCGTTAAATTTTACACCGAGGTGATGGAATTCGAAGTGACCGATCGGTTCTTTATCGACTTTGAGGACGATACCAAGGCCCGATGCGCCGCCCTCAAAGCGAAGGACGGCCAGGGGATCTCGGTCTTTCTCAGCGAGGGCGTGGGCGAGGGCGGCGTCGTCAAGGAATGGGTGAAGGAGCACGGAAACGCGCTGCACCACATCGCCTATGCCGTGGACGACATTAAAAAGGAAGTGGCCGACATGAAGAAAAGGGGGATCCAATTTACCACGGAAGAGGTGCTGGACAGCGAGGAGTTGACCCAGATCTTCACCAAACCGGCCCCCGAGACCGGAATCATTCACGAGATCATCCAACGCAAGGGAAGCAAGAGCTTCTCCGTCAACAACGTCAAACGCCTCATGGCTTCGACGAGAGATTTAAACAAAGACGAAACAGCTAAGTCCGCCAGAAAGAAATAACGGCCCTCATGCCCCTCTTCCCCGTTTCAGGCCCGAAACAGAAGCAATTGATCGAACGGATGCAGCGGCTCGGCATCCGGGAGGAGGATCTGGACGAAAGTTTCGTCCGTTCCTCCGGTCCGGGCGGACAAAACGTCAACAAGACCTCGACCGCCGTTGTGTTGGTCCACCGGCCGACCGGAATCACGGTCAAATGTCAGGAGGCGCGGTCGCAGGGCTTGAATCGTTTTTTGGCGCGACGGCTGATGCTGGATCGGATCGAAGGGGAGCGTCTCGGAGCTGTCAGCGCGGAACGGAAACGCGTCGAGAAGATCCGGCGGCAGAAACGCCGGCGGTCGCGCCGCGCCAAGGAAAAGATGCTGGCGAACAAGCGGCATCAAGCGGTCAAAAAACGCGAACGGGGGGCGGTGCGTCCGGGGGAGCCATAGCGGTTGGTCAATCAATCCCCATGCGCGGCTCGGACTGTTTCTTGAAATAGACCAGCAGGTCGCGCACGGATAGAACCCCCACGATCTTCCCGCGCTCGGTGATTCCAAGGTGCCTAATTCCCACCTCCCCCATCAGGTCGAAGGCATCCTGGGGCGATCGGGTGAGCTCGATGGAGATGATCGGTTTGCTGATGATCGATTCGACCGCGTCCTTCTTGAGATCGAGACCTTTGGCCGCGGCCTTGCGGACGACGTCGGTCTCGGTGAGAATCCCAACCAGCTGACCTTCTTTTTCGACAAACAACGAGCCGACCTTCTGGATCCCCATGATCCGTGCCGCCTCCTGGATCGTGGTGCCCACCGAAATTTTTTTGATTTCCCGTTTCATTAATAGGGCTAAGGACATGACGTTCTCCGCCTCCGTCTGGAATCAACGATGGGTGGCATTATACTCAATCCGATCGGGCATCGCAAGTTATGAAGGAATCGGGTCGGGCCGTTTAGGAGGGGACGAGGATCAGCTTGCCGAAGCTGTTCCGTTCCAGCATCCGTTCCTGCGCCTTGCGCGCCTCCTTCAAGGGAAAGACCGAATCAATGACCGGCTTGAGCTTTCCGATTTCCATCAGCTTGGTCACTTCCAGCAGCTCGCTTCGCGTCCCCATCATCGAGCCGAGGATCGAAAGCTGGCGCGAGAAGATGTATCGGAGATCCGTCCTGGCCTCCGGTCCGGAGGTGGCGCCGCAGGTGACGAGCTTCCCGTTTTTCGCCAGGGAGGTGAGGCTTTTGTCCCAGGTCTCCGGCCCGACATGTTCGAAAACGATGTCGACGCCCTTCCCACCGGTGAGCTCGCGGATCTTGTTCGAGAAATCCTCCCGTCGGTAGTTGATCCCCTCATCCGCGCCGAGGGCCCTGGCCTTTTCCAGCTTGTCGTCCCGGCCGGCCGCGGCGATCACCCAGGCCCCGGCCAGTTTCGCGATCTGGATCGCCGCGGTTCCGATTCCGCTTCCGGCCGCCAGGACCAGCACCTCCTGACCGGCCTTCAGTTCGGCCCGCGTGATGAGCATGTGCCACGCGGTGACGAAGGCCAGCGGGTAGGAGGCGGCATCCTCAAAGCTCAGCACGCCGGGCATGGTGAGGACATTGATCGCGGGGACGTTGAGGTATTCCGCGTATCCTCCATTGGAATGGGCGCCCACGATCTTGTACGCGATGCACATGTTGTCCTGCCCCGAAAGGCAGTAGGCGCACCGAAAGCAGCTCAGCCCCGGCGCCACGATCACTTTTTCACCCCGGTTGATCCCGGTGACACCGGGTCCGACCGCCTCCACGACCCCGGCGACGTCGCAGCCCGAGATGTGCGGCATCGTGGTCTTGTAGGCCGGGATGCCCTGCCGGACCCAGATGTCCACGTGATTGATCGAGCAGGCCTTGACCCGGATCAGGACCTCGTCCTCTCCGGGGGCCGGCGTCGGGACGTCCTGATAGACCAGTTTTTCGGGACCGCCGTGTTCGTGAAAGACGACCGCCTTCATGGATTTATAGGGGCTCGCGTCGCCCCCTCCCAATGACAAGCCTTTGGAGCCTCCCCCTCTCGCTCCCTGTGGACGCTGGAAAACATAAACCCCTTTAGCCGCAACCCTCGACCGGACCCTTCATCAACGATCGCGCATCGAACGAATGGCCGCTCAAGGCCATGTCGTCCCTGAGAAGAAGATCGAGGGCGACCCGGGCGACCGCGTCCGGGGGCGGGAGCCGGCCCGGGTCCTCTTCGGGGTAGGCCGCCGCCCGCATCGCGGTCCGGGTTCCTTCAGGGTTCAAGGCCATGACCCGGATCCGATGCTCTCGAAGTTCCTCGGCCAGGATCTGCGTAAGTCCCTCCAGGCCGAATTTGGAAACGGAATAGCCTCCCCAGTGCGCCCGGCCCCGGCGGCCGACGCTGGAGGTGATGTTGAGGATGCAGCCCGACCGTCGGGGGATCATCAAACGCAGGACCTCTTGCGTGAGCAGAAACGGGGCGGTCAGATTGACCTTCAATACCGCTTCCCAATCCTTGAGCGGGTACTCGGCGATGGGCCGGCGCGGGCCCAGCAACGAGGCATTGTTGACCAGGATATCGATTCTCGAATAGCGACGCCGCAGATGGCTCGCCAGCGAGCGGACGGCCGCGGCCGACGCCAGATCCGCGACCCGGTAGGAGGCCTCGCCGTAGCCCCGCGTGATCTCCCCCACCGTATCCTTCAGTTCCCG
It encodes the following:
- a CDS encoding zinc-binding dehydrogenase, with protein sequence MSLGGGDASPYKSMKAVVFHEHGGPEKLVYQDVPTPAPGEDEVLIRVKACSINHVDIWVRQGIPAYKTTMPHISGCDVAGVVEAVGPGVTGINRGEKVIVAPGLSCFRCAYCLSGQDNMCIAYKIVGAHSNGGYAEYLNVPAINVLTMPGVLSFEDAASYPLAFVTAWHMLITRAELKAGQEVLVLAAGSGIGTAAIQIAKLAGAWVIAAAGRDDKLEKARALGADEGINYRREDFSNKIRELTGGKGVDIVFEHVGPETWDKSLTSLAKNGKLVTCGATSGPEARTDLRYIFSRQLSILGSMMGTRSELLEVTKLMEIGKLKPVIDSVFPLKEARKAQERMLERNSFGKLILVPS
- a CDS encoding peptide chain release factor-like protein, coding for MPLFPVSGPKQKQLIERMQRLGIREEDLDESFVRSSGPGGQNVNKTSTAVVLVHRPTGITVKCQEARSQGLNRFLARRLMLDRIEGERLGAVSAERKRVEKIRRQKRRRSRRAKEKMLANKRHQAVKKRERGAVRPGEP
- a CDS encoding SDR family NAD(P)-dependent oxidoreductase, with the translated sequence MPANRFKGTVALVTGGGRGIGRAIAIRLAAEGAAVAICSRTERELKDTVGEITRGYGEASYRVADLASAAAVRSLASHLRRRYSRIDILVNNASLLGPRRPIAEYPLKDWEAVLKVNLTAPFLLTQEVLRLMIPRRSGCILNITSSVGRRGRAHWGGYSVSKFGLEGLTQILAEELREHRIRVMALNPEGTRTAMRAAAYPEEDPGRLPPPDAVARVALDLLLRDDMALSGHSFDARSLMKGPVEGCG
- a CDS encoding CBS domain-containing protein; amino-acid sequence: MSLALLMKREIKKISVGTTIQEAARIMGIQKVGSLFVEKEGQLVGILTETDVVRKAAAKGLDLKKDAVESIISKPIISIELTRSPQDAFDLMGEVGIRHLGITERGKIVGVLSVRDLLVYFKKQSEPRMGID
- a CDS encoding VOC family protein; translated protein: MAGKHIDHIAFRVADLEKAVKFYTEVMEFEVTDRFFIDFEDDTKARCAALKAKDGQGISVFLSEGVGEGGVVKEWVKEHGNALHHIAYAVDDIKKEVADMKKRGIQFTTEEVLDSEELTQIFTKPAPETGIIHEIIQRKGSKSFSVNNVKRLMASTRDLNKDETAKSARKK